One Pyramidobacter piscolens W5455 genomic region harbors:
- a CDS encoding HU family DNA-binding protein codes for MDNLRRQRKMTKNDLINEVAANAGMSKKAAGEAISATFAAIEKALAKGDRVQLVGFGTFEVRKRAARVGRNPQDPKKTIQIPAKKVPVFRAGKGLKEQVN; via the coding sequence ATTGATAATTTAAGGAGGCAGAGAAAAATGACAAAGAACGATCTGATCAATGAAGTTGCTGCAAATGCTGGTATGAGCAAGAAGGCGGCGGGCGAAGCGATTTCCGCTACTTTTGCTGCGATCGAGAAGGCCCTGGCCAAGGGAGACAGGGTTCAGCTGGTCGGTTTCGGCACATTCGAAGTCCGCAAACGTGCCGCCCGCGTAGGACGCAATCCTCAGGATCCCAAGAAGACGATCCAGATTCCCGCCAAAAAGGTTCCTGTTTTCCGCGCCGGCAAGGGGCTCAAAGAGCAGGTCAACTAG
- the der gene encoding ribosome biogenesis GTPase Der: protein MAIVSIVGRPNVGKSSLFNRIIGERRAIVDDMPGVTRDRLYGCVQWKDKSFYVVDTGGLLLKDKDPIMEGMKDQIFQAIEESDVVIFMVDGSRGVTWMDEDVAQVLRSHSSMVILAVNKIDDFSHEDDVAEAYSLGFEKVVGVSALHDRGIDELLDQVVQMLGDKEDEQGPEEGVISVALVGRPNVGKSSILNALTGSQRSLVSDIPGTTRDSIDAVLEYKGERFRIVDTAGLRRKSRVKDDIEFYSTVRTMDAVDQCDVAIFVMDVRELATEQDQRLVGEILARGKGVVLVVNKWDLLPNTPETGDEVNGKLREEFRFASHAPVLFTSAVSGRRLHRLLDLVSQVHRRRQSRFSTTVLNRIIRDMLAFDRLPTDGTGRRLRIYYCTQSAAVPPTFIFFVNDPAIVTKSFENHLSRKIREAGDFDGVPLRLFWRSSHGNNEKA, encoded by the coding sequence ATGGCAATAGTATCGATCGTCGGACGTCCCAACGTAGGGAAGTCGTCGCTGTTCAACAGAATCATCGGCGAACGCCGGGCTATCGTCGACGATATGCCGGGCGTTACGCGCGACCGTTTGTACGGCTGCGTGCAATGGAAGGATAAAAGTTTTTACGTGGTCGATACCGGCGGTCTGCTGCTGAAAGACAAAGACCCGATCATGGAGGGCATGAAGGATCAGATATTCCAGGCCATCGAAGAGAGCGACGTCGTGATTTTCATGGTCGACGGCAGCCGGGGAGTCACCTGGATGGACGAGGATGTGGCGCAGGTGCTCCGTTCTCATTCTTCGATGGTCATCCTCGCGGTCAATAAAATAGACGACTTCAGTCATGAGGACGACGTCGCCGAAGCCTACTCGCTCGGTTTCGAGAAAGTCGTCGGTGTCAGCGCGCTTCATGATCGCGGGATTGACGAGCTTCTGGACCAGGTAGTGCAGATGTTGGGCGATAAAGAAGACGAGCAGGGCCCGGAGGAAGGCGTGATCAGCGTGGCGCTCGTCGGCCGCCCCAACGTGGGGAAGTCGAGCATCCTCAACGCGCTGACGGGCAGCCAGCGGTCGCTGGTCAGCGACATCCCGGGAACGACCCGCGATTCGATCGACGCCGTGCTCGAGTATAAGGGCGAACGCTTCCGCATTGTCGATACGGCCGGTCTGCGCCGCAAAAGCCGGGTCAAAGACGACATCGAATTTTATTCGACGGTGCGGACCATGGACGCAGTCGATCAGTGCGACGTGGCCATATTCGTAATGGACGTGCGGGAACTGGCGACGGAGCAGGACCAGCGTCTGGTGGGGGAGATCCTCGCCCGCGGCAAGGGCGTCGTCCTCGTGGTCAACAAATGGGACTTGCTGCCCAACACGCCGGAGACCGGCGACGAGGTGAACGGGAAACTCCGCGAGGAGTTCCGCTTCGCGAGCCACGCGCCGGTGCTTTTCACTTCGGCCGTTTCCGGCCGCCGTCTGCATCGGCTGCTCGATCTGGTCAGCCAGGTGCACCGGCGCCGCCAATCCAGATTCAGCACGACGGTATTGAACCGTATTATCCGCGACATGCTGGCTTTCGACCGTCTGCCGACGGACGGCACGGGACGCCGGCTGCGGATCTATTACTGCACGCAGAGCGCCGCGGTGCCGCCGACGTTTATCTTCTTCGTCAACGACCCTGCGATCGTGACGAAGAGCTTTGAAAACCACCTGTCGCGGAAAATTCGCGAAGCGGGAGATTTTGACGGCGTTCCGCTGCGTCTTTTTTGGCGTTCCAGCCATGGAAATAACGAAAAGGCTTGA
- a CDS encoding primosomal protein N', translating into MFQLQVLIPGPWWHELTYQTEGDVPAGARVLVPMGRGVRVGLAAGRADNAAALRLKTVLRVLDAQPVLNRPYLQAVNEIARAFLCSQAEILRLLLPASFWRGDPFAPYGESEKIPFSSEFCYRYDDEERWRLYREKIYVCRRGALALFPEREQAQRFYKSLVGAIPKERLILWPASGAQAATKNWRLALSRDDAVIVGGPGAAAAPFAAPGLFIIDEEANPSWRSQKHPPFSLRSFAAARARVSGGCLVVGGRIPSSRVFKNFHPAERKTAARSVVRILDLHGASLLPFRGMQFPLPLSDVLVTETLRHAADKRIVFWLLDRRGVSGELQCADCGQAVRCPRCGAAMAFERNEMRCPLCGARASVPEVCPQCGGRMFQGTAPGLEALQPLAQNLLGASPVRLWHAGNPANLTDGRRRLAELKQEGGLLLGSRRALSLLDGLHPALIGWLDADAEARQPDYASRFSAFSMFEESLWRGQGARTVLFQTRRPGQLVLKSLQAGWSYFWREELAERSAFSFPPYSHMAKIELPKDWKEKDDFVFGLDEAGFTTMQSDAAGAALTVFTARMAPLRRCLEKYFTIRSSRRGFPSVEVCSD; encoded by the coding sequence ATGTTTCAACTGCAGGTTCTGATTCCCGGGCCGTGGTGGCATGAGCTGACGTATCAGACGGAGGGGGACGTGCCTGCCGGCGCGCGCGTGCTTGTTCCGATGGGGCGGGGCGTCCGCGTCGGGCTCGCGGCGGGAAGGGCGGACAACGCGGCGGCGCTCCGGCTGAAAACCGTTCTGCGGGTTCTCGACGCGCAGCCTGTGCTGAACCGTCCGTATCTGCAGGCCGTAAACGAAATTGCCCGGGCCTTTCTGTGTTCTCAGGCGGAAATCTTAAGGCTGCTGCTACCGGCATCTTTCTGGCGGGGCGACCCTTTCGCGCCGTACGGAGAAAGCGAAAAAATCCCGTTTTCGTCCGAATTTTGTTATCGCTACGACGATGAAGAACGCTGGCGGCTCTATCGCGAAAAGATCTACGTCTGTCGTCGCGGCGCGCTGGCGCTCTTTCCGGAACGAGAGCAGGCGCAAAGATTTTACAAAAGTTTGGTCGGCGCGATCCCAAAGGAGCGCCTGATCCTGTGGCCGGCGTCGGGCGCTCAGGCGGCGACGAAGAACTGGCGCCTGGCCCTGTCCCGCGACGACGCTGTGATCGTCGGCGGCCCGGGGGCGGCGGCTGCGCCGTTTGCCGCGCCGGGACTGTTCATCATCGACGAAGAGGCGAACCCATCCTGGCGCAGTCAAAAACATCCGCCGTTCTCGCTGAGGAGTTTTGCCGCGGCCCGCGCTCGCGTTTCCGGCGGTTGTCTTGTCGTGGGAGGGCGGATCCCGTCGTCGCGGGTGTTCAAAAACTTTCACCCGGCCGAGCGGAAAACGGCGGCGCGGTCTGTCGTGCGCATTCTTGACCTTCACGGCGCTTCGCTTCTTCCGTTCAGGGGCATGCAGTTCCCGCTGCCCCTTTCCGATGTGCTTGTGACGGAAACGCTGCGGCATGCGGCTGACAAGCGCATCGTTTTTTGGCTTTTGGACCGGCGCGGCGTGAGCGGCGAACTGCAGTGCGCCGATTGCGGCCAGGCGGTGCGGTGCCCGCGCTGCGGCGCCGCCATGGCTTTTGAACGGAACGAGATGCGCTGCCCTCTTTGCGGCGCCAGAGCGAGCGTGCCCGAAGTCTGCCCGCAGTGCGGCGGGCGGATGTTTCAGGGGACCGCGCCCGGTCTGGAAGCGCTTCAGCCGCTGGCGCAGAATCTTTTGGGCGCCAGCCCCGTGCGCCTCTGGCACGCAGGGAATCCTGCGAACCTGACCGACGGGCGTCGCCGGCTTGCCGAACTGAAGCAAGAAGGCGGGCTCCTGCTCGGCTCGCGGCGGGCCTTGAGCCTGCTTGACGGGCTACATCCCGCTTTGATCGGCTGGCTGGACGCGGACGCCGAGGCTCGCCAGCCCGATTACGCGTCGCGTTTTTCCGCGTTTTCCATGTTCGAGGAATCCCTCTGGCGGGGGCAGGGGGCGCGCACGGTCCTGTTTCAAACGCGCCGCCCCGGGCAGTTGGTTCTCAAATCTCTTCAGGCCGGCTGGAGCTATTTCTGGCGGGAGGAATTGGCGGAAAGAAGCGCTTTCTCTTTTCCCCCCTATTCGCACATGGCCAAAATTGAGCTGCCGAAAGATTGGAAGGAGAAGGACGATTTTGTCTTCGGACTCGACGAAGCCGGTTTTACGACCATGCAGTCCGATGCGGCCGGCGCGGCGCTGACCGTTTTTACCGCGCGCATGGCGCCGTTGCGGCGCTGTCTTGAAAAATATTTCACCATCCGGAGTTCCCGCCGGGGTTTTCCCAGCGTCGAAGTTTGCTCGGACTGA
- a CDS encoding DNA-directed RNA polymerase subunit omega, protein MNFHNLDKIMDNVNVHNKYLLTAIIAQRARQISEVKGVNGILEKHPGEKAISLALCDMEDGNVSVQLQTETIPDAIENELESEAAFEEEQKKLERAAEKKSSGSADSRRK, encoded by the coding sequence ATGAATTTTCATAATCTGGATAAGATAATGGACAACGTGAACGTGCACAACAAGTACCTTCTCACGGCGATCATCGCGCAGAGGGCGCGTCAGATCAGCGAAGTGAAAGGAGTCAACGGGATACTCGAGAAGCACCCCGGCGAAAAAGCCATCTCTTTGGCGTTGTGCGACATGGAAGATGGAAACGTCAGCGTGCAGCTGCAGACCGAAACGATTCCCGACGCCATCGAGAACGAGCTGGAATCGGAAGCGGCGTTCGAAGAGGAACAGAAGAAGCTGGAACGCGCCGCGGAGAAAAAAAGTTCCGGATCTGCGGACAGCCGTCGGAAATAA
- the gmk gene encoding guanylate kinase: protein MTKNRKGTLFVLSGPSGAGKGTIRARVFEALDGLSYSVSCTTRAPREGERDGVDYRFITPEDFAARIAAGDFLEWADVHRHRYGTLKSDVEKVLNEGKDMFLEIDVQGALQVKKKMPEAVTLFVVPPSIEVLEERLRGRRSEGEAELRLRLRNAVEEMKQRDLYDFVVVNDSLDEAVKRVCRFVEQRRQAL from the coding sequence ATGACGAAGAATAGAAAGGGAACGCTGTTTGTCCTTTCCGGCCCCAGCGGCGCGGGGAAAGGTACGATCCGCGCCAGGGTTTTCGAGGCGCTCGACGGGTTGAGCTATTCCGTTTCCTGCACCACCCGCGCTCCGCGCGAGGGCGAACGGGATGGCGTAGATTATCGTTTCATCACGCCGGAGGACTTTGCGGCGCGTATCGCGGCGGGAGATTTCCTTGAATGGGCCGATGTGCATCGTCACCGCTACGGGACTCTGAAAAGCGATGTGGAAAAGGTTTTGAACGAAGGCAAGGACATGTTTCTGGAGATCGATGTGCAGGGGGCGCTTCAAGTCAAGAAAAAGATGCCCGAAGCCGTGACTCTTTTCGTTGTGCCGCCGTCCATCGAAGTCCTTGAAGAGCGTCTCAGAGGTCGGCGTTCCGAAGGCGAAGCCGAACTGCGGCTTCGCCTTCGGAACGCCGTCGAAGAAATGAAACAGCGGGACCTCTATGATTTTGTGGTGGTCAATGATTCCCTGGACGAAGCGGTGAAGCGCGTGTGCCGTTTCGTGGAGCAGCGCCGTCAGGCTCTTTGA
- a CDS encoding DUF370 domain-containing protein, translating to MARTLVHVGFGNMIVAERIVAIIQPASSPVKRLKEEARAAGRLIDATKGRKTRAIIVTDSNHVLLSAIQPETIVNRISEGDSADDEE from the coding sequence ATGGCGCGAACGCTTGTGCATGTCGGCTTCGGCAATATGATCGTGGCCGAACGGATCGTGGCGATCATTCAGCCCGCGTCTTCTCCCGTCAAGAGGCTCAAGGAAGAGGCGCGCGCGGCCGGCCGCCTGATCGACGCCACGAAAGGACGCAAGACCCGGGCGATCATCGTGACGGACAGCAATCACGTCCTGCTTTCGGCCATTCAGCCGGAAACCATCGTCAACCGCATTTCGGAAGGGGACAGCGCCGATGACGAAGAATAG
- a CDS encoding YicC/YloC family endoribonuclease, with protein sequence MLYSMTGFHRAKKDSPWGTLTVELSSVNSRYLEIAVRTDRELSSFEPLIQNDLRGRLARGKVVARAEMRWASALMRERLNGDVLRDYYREIQELQGELGGPVPAVTSLLCLPGVTETSSLMDRTSGEVQTALFELLNQCADGLIKMRAVEGEALERDIMQNLEEYDRLLGKIDARWQSISPQFFDDYRAKITKTIAQLGYEADPARLAQELVILSDKWDISEELTRSSSHTSQFRTLLKTGGPVGRKLDFLVQEMNREINTMGSKSASTELRWLVVDGKTLLERIREQIQNVE encoded by the coding sequence ATGCTTTACAGCATGACAGGTTTTCATCGCGCCAAGAAAGACTCTCCATGGGGAACCCTGACCGTGGAACTTTCCAGCGTCAATTCCCGCTATCTGGAGATCGCTGTGCGCACCGACCGGGAACTCTCGAGTTTTGAGCCGCTGATCCAAAACGACCTGCGCGGCCGTCTGGCGCGTGGCAAAGTCGTGGCGCGCGCCGAGATGAGATGGGCGTCGGCGCTGATGCGCGAACGCCTGAACGGCGACGTCCTGCGGGACTATTATCGGGAGATTCAGGAACTGCAGGGCGAACTCGGCGGCCCGGTGCCTGCGGTGACGAGTCTGCTCTGTCTGCCCGGCGTCACCGAGACCTCTTCCCTGATGGACAGAACTTCCGGCGAAGTCCAGACGGCGTTGTTCGAACTGTTGAACCAGTGTGCGGACGGCCTGATAAAAATGCGCGCGGTCGAAGGCGAAGCGCTTGAGCGCGATATCATGCAGAATCTCGAAGAGTACGACCGCCTTCTGGGGAAAATCGACGCGCGATGGCAGAGCATCTCGCCGCAGTTTTTCGACGACTATCGCGCCAAAATCACGAAAACGATCGCGCAGCTCGGTTATGAGGCCGATCCCGCGCGCCTTGCCCAGGAACTCGTGATTCTGTCGGATAAGTGGGACATCTCCGAGGAACTGACCCGTTCGTCCAGCCATACGTCCCAGTTCCGCACGCTTTTGAAAACCGGCGGTCCGGTGGGGCGCAAGCTGGATTTTCTGGTGCAGGAGATGAACCGGGAAATCAATACGATGGGTTCTAAATCGGCCAGCACCGAGCTTCGCTGGCTTGTGGTGGACGGCAAAACGCTGCTCGAACGTATCCGCGAGCAGATCCAGAACGTGGAGTAG
- the hflX gene encoding GTPase HflX → MITGLELPLRDDLELLLEELRLLLANLDVEVVAVATQKKDRPDPAFLLGAGKADELKILAQASEADLVVCNDLLTPIQLSNMRRKTDCEVWDRALVIMKIFERRAATAEAKLQVELARCRYEMPHIRGLGKQMSNAGAGIGTRGPGETEFERHRRKLQARIVEASRKLEEMKKRRQGQRKQRRRSGVPTVALVGYTNSGKTTLLKRLSGDKKLYAADQLFATLDTTVRSVRLPSGRNILMADTVGFIRELPPELIAAFRTTLEEACQADMLLVVLDANDPDLTATYDVIQQTLDEIGAATLPRAIVLNKIDRSGLFRVERIRAQLRRDGLPVCALSALTGEGVESLWEVFDWLAVRRS, encoded by the coding sequence GTGATTACCGGTCTGGAACTGCCGCTGCGCGATGATCTGGAACTGCTCCTGGAAGAACTGCGTCTGCTGCTGGCGAATCTCGACGTAGAGGTCGTTGCCGTGGCGACGCAGAAAAAAGACCGCCCCGATCCCGCGTTTCTGCTGGGCGCCGGCAAGGCGGACGAGCTGAAAATCCTGGCGCAGGCTTCGGAAGCCGATCTGGTCGTCTGCAACGACCTGCTGACGCCGATCCAATTGAGCAACATGCGGCGGAAAACCGACTGCGAGGTCTGGGACCGGGCTCTTGTGATCATGAAGATCTTCGAACGGCGCGCCGCGACGGCGGAGGCAAAACTTCAGGTTGAGCTGGCGCGGTGCCGTTACGAGATGCCCCACATTCGCGGATTGGGGAAGCAGATGTCGAACGCCGGAGCCGGAATCGGCACGCGCGGTCCCGGCGAAACGGAATTCGAACGGCATCGCCGCAAGCTGCAGGCCCGCATCGTCGAAGCTTCCCGCAAACTGGAAGAGATGAAAAAGCGCCGCCAGGGACAGCGAAAGCAGCGCCGCCGCAGCGGCGTCCCCACGGTGGCTCTGGTAGGCTACACGAACAGCGGCAAGACCACGCTGCTGAAGCGTCTCAGCGGCGACAAAAAACTTTATGCCGCCGATCAGCTCTTCGCGACGCTGGACACGACGGTCCGTTCGGTTCGTCTGCCGTCGGGGAGGAACATCCTCATGGCCGATACCGTGGGATTCATCCGCGAACTTCCGCCGGAACTGATCGCGGCCTTTCGGACGACCCTCGAAGAAGCCTGTCAGGCGGATATGCTCCTCGTGGTGCTCGACGCCAACGATCCCGATCTGACGGCGACGTACGACGTGATCCAGCAGACTCTTGACGAGATCGGCGCGGCGACGCTCCCAAGGGCCATAGTGCTGAACAAGATCGATCGTTCGGGGCTCTTCCGGGTCGAACGGATCAGGGCGCAGCTGAGGCGCGACGGATTGCCGGTATGCGCCTTGAGCGCGCTGACAGGCGAAGGCGTCGAAAGTCTGTGGGAAGTCTTCGACTGGCTTGCCGTGCGCCGCAGCTGA
- a CDS encoding lysophospholipid acyltransferase family protein gives MFRALLYWLAKHLCLAVLKIHNGLKVTGRELVPGERPVIVAANHVSNLDPVVVGCVFPGRLRPLGKEELFQINPFFTWLMNNLGVISVSRTTEKAAALALKKFLSLLKNGESLMIFPEGARSPDGRLKPLEGGVAVLATSVDAPVVPLYIEGTYEAMPVGSSKIKRHPITAHFGKPIMPLPKERRGSLKEERERIRVTLQSELERMEKESIG, from the coding sequence ATGTTTAGGGCGCTCCTGTACTGGCTCGCCAAACACCTGTGTCTCGCCGTTTTGAAAATTCACAACGGCTTGAAGGTGACCGGGCGGGAGCTTGTCCCCGGCGAACGCCCCGTGATCGTCGCCGCGAATCACGTCAGCAACCTCGATCCCGTCGTGGTAGGGTGCGTGTTCCCGGGGCGGCTCCGCCCCCTTGGCAAGGAAGAACTTTTTCAGATCAACCCGTTTTTCACCTGGCTCATGAATAATCTCGGCGTGATCTCCGTCAGCCGGACGACGGAGAAAGCCGCCGCGCTGGCGTTGAAAAAATTCCTTTCGCTGCTGAAAAACGGCGAAAGCCTGATGATTTTCCCCGAAGGCGCACGATCGCCCGACGGCCGCCTCAAGCCGCTTGAAGGAGGCGTCGCCGTACTGGCGACCAGCGTGGACGCGCCGGTGGTCCCGCTGTATATCGAAGGAACTTATGAGGCCATGCCCGTAGGTTCCTCCAAAATCAAGCGCCATCCAATCACAGCGCATTTTGGCAAGCCGATTATGCCTCTCCCCAAAGAACGGCGAGGCTCGTTGAAAGAGGAGCGTGAACGGATACGAGTCACCCTTCAGAGCGAACTGGAACGTATGGAAAAGGAGAGCATTGGCTGA
- the cmk gene encoding (d)CMP kinase codes for MNWTGVIAIDGPAGAGKSTVAKLVASKLGISYLDTGALYRALAYYLDSLSIPAQESPELRKALFDVTVEVRGSSVFLDGTDVSSLIRTPAVDRIASLYSALPSVREKLLMLQRDQALKGGLVADGRDMGTIVFPYAPVKVFLTAQAEVRARRRYDELAARGVKTDYQKLLDEILQRDEADANRSIAPLKQAPGAVLLDSSAMNAEQVADAIADIARAVCHV; via the coding sequence GTGAACTGGACGGGAGTTATCGCCATCGACGGCCCTGCGGGCGCCGGCAAAAGCACGGTAGCCAAGCTCGTAGCCTCGAAGCTGGGCATCAGTTATCTCGATACGGGGGCGCTTTATCGGGCGCTGGCTTATTACCTCGACAGCCTTTCGATCCCCGCGCAGGAGAGCCCGGAACTTAGAAAGGCCCTTTTCGACGTAACGGTGGAGGTCCGCGGTTCCTCCGTTTTTCTCGACGGCACGGACGTGTCTTCGCTGATCCGCACGCCTGCGGTCGACAGGATCGCCTCGCTTTATTCCGCGCTGCCTTCGGTGCGCGAAAAACTGCTGATGCTCCAGCGCGATCAGGCTCTCAAAGGCGGTCTGGTGGCCGACGGGCGCGATATGGGCACGATCGTTTTCCCATATGCGCCGGTCAAGGTGTTTTTGACGGCTCAGGCCGAGGTGCGCGCGCGGCGCCGTTATGACGAACTGGCGGCCCGCGGCGTGAAGACCGATTATCAGAAGCTGCTCGATGAGATCCTCCAGCGAGACGAAGCCGACGCCAACCGGAGCATCGCGCCTCTGAAGCAGGCTCCCGGCGCCGTTCTGCTTGACTCGTCCGCGATGAACGCCGAACAGGTCGCAGATGCGATCGCCGATATCGCACGGGCGGTGTGCCATGTTTAG
- a CDS encoding pseudouridine synthase has protein sequence MRLNKYLALCGVGSRRKVEEFIFAGRVVCGGYQVTEPGYDVPDGEIVTVDDVEVRPERKIYMVLHKPRGYICAVSDRNYPVILDLLPREYDYYRLFPVGRLDLQSEGLLMLTNDGDFSQEMIHPRAGITKEYEVLLDRMPNEREMRQLRDGTVFEGKRLHPVGVDFLQREPEGRWLRFVLNEGVKREIRLIAEGAGLKVQVLFRRRIGRMELRHLKSGCAREYSADQLRRMIRHGGAV, from the coding sequence ATGAGGCTGAATAAATATCTGGCCCTCTGCGGAGTCGGTTCGAGACGCAAGGTCGAAGAGTTCATCTTCGCCGGTCGCGTCGTTTGCGGAGGCTATCAGGTCACCGAGCCGGGCTACGACGTTCCTGACGGCGAGATCGTCACGGTCGACGACGTGGAGGTCCGTCCGGAGAGAAAAATCTACATGGTCCTCCATAAGCCGCGCGGATATATCTGTGCCGTGAGCGACCGCAATTATCCCGTGATCCTCGATCTATTGCCGCGCGAGTACGACTATTACCGCCTGTTCCCGGTAGGGCGCCTGGACCTGCAGAGCGAAGGGCTTTTGATGCTGACGAACGACGGAGATTTTTCGCAGGAGATGATCCACCCCCGCGCGGGAATCACGAAAGAATACGAAGTCCTGCTCGACCGCATGCCGAACGAGCGGGAAATGCGGCAGCTCCGGGACGGGACGGTTTTCGAGGGGAAAAGGCTTCATCCCGTCGGCGTCGATTTTTTACAGCGGGAGCCGGAAGGGCGGTGGCTGCGCTTCGTCCTGAACGAAGGCGTCAAGCGCGAGATCCGTCTTATCGCCGAAGGCGCCGGGCTGAAAGTCCAGGTGCTGTTCCGCCGCCGGATCGGCCGTATGGAACTGCGACATTTGAAAAGCGGCTGTGCCCGTGAGTACAGCGCAGATCAGCTGCGCCGCATGATCCGGCACGGCGGCGCCGTATAG
- the scpB gene encoding SMC-Scp complex subunit ScpB, with product MSLSRQEEPENLLVRQIEAILFVAADGASVAEISLATGRPAATVRKVLSQLSENYVLSRGLEIVELGGKWFTTTASDLSETMDKFHAADESERVRLTRASLETLAVIAYSQPVTRSEIEAIRGVRCDRVIDTLLGYGLARIAGRRKSTGSPLLYRTTTKFLEIFGLGAISDLPTIDELEELRRHRPEAENPSAAPETIPETESEAAEDEAE from the coding sequence ATGTCTTTATCACGGCAAGAAGAGCCTGAAAATCTTCTGGTACGGCAGATCGAGGCGATCCTCTTCGTCGCGGCCGACGGCGCTTCTGTGGCGGAGATTTCGCTGGCGACGGGCCGGCCGGCGGCCACGGTGCGCAAGGTGCTGAGCCAGCTGAGCGAAAACTACGTTCTTTCGCGCGGACTGGAAATCGTCGAACTCGGCGGAAAATGGTTCACGACGACCGCCAGCGATCTGAGCGAGACCATGGACAAATTCCATGCCGCCGACGAGAGCGAACGCGTCAGATTGACGCGGGCGTCTCTCGAAACGCTGGCGGTGATCGCCTACAGTCAGCCGGTGACCCGGTCCGAGATCGAGGCGATCCGCGGCGTGCGCTGCGACCGCGTCATCGACACGCTGCTTGGCTACGGGCTGGCGCGCATTGCCGGACGGCGCAAAAGCACCGGTTCCCCGCTGCTGTACCGCACGACGACGAAATTCCTGGAGATCTTCGGGCTGGGGGCCATCTCCGATTTGCCGACGATCGATGAACTCGAAGAGCTCAGGCGGCATCGTCCGGAAGCGGAAAATCCTTCCGCGGCGCCGGAAACGATTCCGGAGACGGAAAGCGAGGCTGCCGAAGATGAGGCTGAATAA